The following coding sequences are from one Deltaproteobacteria bacterium window:
- a CDS encoding tRNA 2-thiocytidine(32) synthetase TtcA, protein MAGRFRKLTAAGVPRSLYAAINRQVGQALAQYEMLEDGDRVAVGVSGGKDSLALYWILQERLARIPIKYEICAIHVNPGFEGGDSGKLFEWFNGRGWPLKVADENFGPLAHSEENRENPCFLCSRLRRKRLFEMAKELGCNKLALGHHKDDIIETFFINVCYAGEIATMRPKQEFFKGAFTVIRPLAYVEEARIARFSGSMNFPEFHMACPSSKISKRGEIKGLLDTLYRSNRKIRGNIFRALGNVRPDYLLL, encoded by the coding sequence ATGGCGGGCCGGTTCCGCAAGCTCACTGCGGCAGGCGTTCCCAGAAGCCTTTACGCGGCCATCAACCGCCAGGTGGGCCAGGCCCTGGCTCAGTACGAAATGCTTGAAGACGGCGACCGCGTGGCTGTGGGCGTATCCGGGGGCAAGGACAGCCTTGCCCTCTACTGGATTTTGCAGGAGCGCCTGGCCCGGATACCCATAAAGTACGAGATTTGCGCAATCCACGTGAATCCGGGCTTTGAGGGCGGCGATAGCGGAAAACTCTTCGAGTGGTTCAACGGGCGCGGCTGGCCCTTGAAAGTAGCCGATGAAAATTTCGGCCCCCTGGCCCACAGCGAGGAAAACCGCGAAAATCCGTGTTTTTTGTGCTCGCGGCTTAGGCGCAAAAGGCTCTTCGAGATGGCAAAAGAGCTTGGCTGCAATAAGCTGGCCCTTGGGCACCACAAGGACGACATAATAGAGACGTTTTTCATAAACGTCTGCTACGCGGGCGAAATCGCCACAATGAGGCCAAAGCAGGAGTTTTTCAAGGGGGCCTTCACGGTGATAAGGCCGCTGGCCTATGTGGAGGAGGCCCGGATAGCCAGGTTTTCCGGGTCCATGAATTTTCCGGAATTCCACATGGCCTGCCCAAGCTCAAAAATATCCAAACGGGGCGAAATCAAGGGCCTCTTGGATACGCTTTACCGGTCCAACAGAAAAATTCGGGGAAACATCTTCCGGGCGCTCGGAAACGTGCGGCCGGATTATCTTTTGCTTTAA
- a CDS encoding aminopeptidase, whose amino-acid sequence MSKPLTKKDAQEIAKKLSLKPRLAWDEMSEKERDDAFALCEIYKAFLDAGKTEREAAAFLGARAAELGFVSLTRENPGNKFARSYGNKCLALAHLGDSGPDAGFLIVAAHIDSPRLDLKPNPLYEEAEVAFLKTHYYGGIHKYQWLARPLAMHGRVIRKDGSKLDFVLGESEDDPVFTILDILPHLAADVYGGKVVGKAFEAEKLNIVLGTLPLGPDDVKDRIKIHALKLLNEKYGIVEEDLVTSEIEVVPAGRARDVGLDRSLVGSYGQDDRICAFAAVEALFSLKNHRHTAVVFLFDKEEIGSEGRTSAKSHIVLDFLSDLLEKQGSACDDRALRRALLKAKALSGDVNGAFDPDYQSVHEKKNAAKLGHGVCITKYTGSRGKSGANDASAEYMAEIVKIFNDNKVVWQTGELGRVDAGGGGTVAKFLAQYGMEIVDCGPAILAMHSPFEVASKADVAMTTKAYRAFMQHG is encoded by the coding sequence ATGTCCAAACCCCTCACGAAAAAGGACGCCCAGGAAATCGCCAAGAAGCTTTCCTTAAAGCCAAGGCTCGCCTGGGACGAGATGAGCGAAAAAGAAAGGGACGACGCCTTCGCCCTTTGCGAAATTTACAAGGCCTTCCTGGACGCCGGAAAAACCGAGCGGGAGGCCGCAGCCTTTTTGGGCGCAAGGGCCGCCGAGCTTGGCTTTGTTTCGCTCACCCGCGAAAACCCCGGAAACAAATTCGCCAGGAGCTACGGCAACAAGTGCCTGGCCCTGGCCCATCTGGGCGATAGCGGCCCGGACGCCGGTTTTCTGATCGTCGCCGCCCACATTGATTCGCCGAGGCTCGATCTGAAGCCCAATCCCCTCTACGAGGAGGCCGAGGTAGCCTTTTTGAAGACCCATTACTACGGCGGAATCCATAAGTACCAGTGGCTGGCCCGGCCCCTTGCCATGCACGGCAGGGTGATAAGGAAGGACGGCTCCAAGCTGGATTTCGTCCTGGGCGAATCCGAAGACGACCCGGTTTTCACCATTCTTGATATCCTTCCTCATCTTGCGGCGGACGTTTACGGCGGCAAGGTGGTTGGTAAGGCATTCGAGGCGGAGAAGCTGAACATCGTTCTGGGAACCCTTCCACTTGGCCCGGATGACGTGAAGGATCGCATCAAAATCCATGCCTTGAAACTTCTGAACGAGAAATACGGCATCGTGGAGGAGGACCTGGTCACCTCGGAAATCGAGGTGGTGCCCGCAGGCCGCGCCCGTGACGTGGGCCTGGATCGGAGCCTCGTGGGCTCCTACGGCCAGGACGACCGAATCTGCGCCTTCGCCGCCGTCGAAGCCCTGTTTTCCCTCAAGAATCACAGGCATACGGCGGTGGTTTTCCTCTTCGACAAGGAGGAGATCGGAAGCGAAGGACGGACAAGCGCCAAGAGCCACATCGTGCTGGATTTTCTGTCGGACCTCCTGGAAAAGCAGGGCTCCGCCTGCGACGACCGGGCGCTCCGGCGGGCGCTTCTGAAGGCCAAGGCCCTTTCCGGCGATGTGAACGGGGCCTTCGACCCGGATTACCAGTCCGTCCACGAAAAGAAAAATGCAGCCAAGCTGGGCCACGGGGTCTGCATAACCAAGTACACCGGCTCGCGCGGAAAAAGCGGCGCAAACGACGCCTCCGCCGAATACATGGCCGAAATCGTGAAGATTTTCAACGACAACAAGGTTGTGTGGCAGACCGGAGAACTGGGCAGGGTGGACGCGGGCGGCGGCGGCACGGTGGCCAAGTTCCTGGCCCAGTACGGCATGGAAATCGTTGACTGCGGCCCGGCGATTTTAGCCATGCACTCGCCCTTCGAGGTGGCCTCCAAGGCCGACGTGGCCATGACCACAAAGGCGTACAGGGCTTTTATGCAGCACGGCTAA
- a CDS encoding DNA-directed RNA polymerase subunit omega — protein MARITIDDCLKRVPNRFVLVHLAAKRVRQMREGHEYLVASPKNEDIVVALREIAADKVFVTDPEDRK, from the coding sequence ATGGCCCGTATCACCATTGACGATTGTTTGAAGCGCGTACCCAACAGGTTCGTTCTGGTTCATCTTGCGGCCAAGAGGGTGCGGCAGATGCGCGAAGGGCACGAATACCTGGTGGCCTCCCCCAAAAACGAGGACATAGTGGTGGCCTTGCGGGAAATCGCGGCTGACAAGGTTTTCGTGACCGATCCCGAAGACAGGAAATAG
- a CDS encoding D-tyrosyl-tRNA(Tyr) deacylase: MRAVVQRTGAASVEVDGGRIAEIEKGLLVLLGVACGDTEKDAEFLAEKISGLRIFEDDNGKMNLSVKDVGGEVLVVSQFTLLGDCKKGKRPSFMAAAPPQEAERLYLHFAGCVETLGVPVKTGRFRAMMDVALVNRGPVTLIIDSK; this comes from the coding sequence ATGAGGGCGGTTGTTCAAAGGACCGGCGCGGCGTCGGTGGAAGTTGACGGAGGGCGCATCGCGGAAATCGAAAAGGGGCTCTTGGTCCTTCTTGGGGTGGCTTGCGGCGACACCGAAAAGGACGCGGAATTCCTGGCTGAAAAAATATCGGGGCTCAGGATTTTTGAAGACGATAACGGCAAGATGAATCTTTCGGTGAAGGATGTTGGGGGCGAAGTTCTCGTGGTCTCCCAGTTCACCCTTTTGGGCGACTGCAAAAAAGGAAAGCGCCCCTCTTTCATGGCGGCGGCCCCGCCCCAAGAGGCCGAGCGCCTTTATCTTCATTTCGCCGGATGCGTCGAGACGCTTGGAGTTCCGGTAAAAACCGGGCGGTTCCGCGCCATGATGGATGTGGCACTGGTAAACCGGGGGCCGGTTACTCTCATCATTGATAGCAAATAG
- a CDS encoding dihydropteroate synthase has translation MLIISDTIRITRKAVAEALLRKDPEPVAEMALAAQRAGADVIDINTGPLARDPNGMAFLVRAVEKAVPLRVSLDTVNHEALQAGLAASRNGRPIINGVSLEPEKLRLIAPLALRHDADLVAYLLTPKSQVPPDAEGRLAISSEIFTKLTGMGIAPERIMFDPICPPLVWQDGLSQAREVLSTIRLLPEVLGFHARTLVGLSNLTTGPGPRPKKILLQKTYLAMLAAQGLSAVLLDTDLAEVVETAKAASLIRSGEIFCWESLEG, from the coding sequence ATGCTCATAATCAGCGATACCATACGAATCACCAGAAAGGCCGTGGCCGAAGCTCTTTTGCGGAAAGACCCGGAACCCGTGGCGGAAATGGCACTGGCGGCCCAACGGGCCGGGGCGGATGTTATCGACATCAACACCGGCCCCCTTGCCCGCGACCCCAACGGCATGGCCTTTCTGGTGCGCGCCGTGGAAAAGGCGGTTCCTCTTCGCGTAAGCCTGGACACAGTAAACCACGAAGCCTTGCAAGCCGGGCTCGCTGCCTCAAGAAACGGGCGGCCCATAATCAACGGCGTTTCCCTGGAGCCGGAAAAACTGCGCCTCATAGCCCCCCTGGCCCTTCGCCACGACGCAGACCTCGTGGCCTATCTTCTTACGCCGAAAAGCCAGGTTCCGCCCGACGCCGAAGGAAGGCTCGCTATATCCTCGGAAATCTTCACCAAACTGACCGGCATGGGCATCGCGCCAGAACGCATCATGTTCGACCCCATATGCCCTCCCCTTGTCTGGCAGGACGGGCTTTCCCAGGCAAGGGAAGTGCTTTCCACCATAAGGCTTTTGCCCGAAGTATTGGGTTTTCACGCCAGGACCCTTGTCGGCCTTTCCAACCTCACAACCGGCCCCGGCCCACGCCCCAAAAAAATCCTCCTGCAAAAGACCTATCTGGCCATGCTTGCGGCCCAGGGGCTTTCCGCAGTTCTTTTGGACACCGATCTTGCGGAAGTGGTGGAAACAGCCAAGGCTGCAAGCCTCATCCGGTCCGGCGAAATTTTCTGCTGGGAAAGCCTCGAAGGCTGA
- a CDS encoding D-alanyl-D-alanine carboxypeptidase: MKIKVVLGAFVLLIIASAAHASLPQNIARLLGSNDSLYVADEKGREIYSYKADEPRVPASTIKVLTAIAALETLGADFRFPTDFYARGNDTIVMKGYGDPFWVSEVIEDAACGLGKKIGGKRPNLVLDDTYFQKPMIVPGAVKSTNPYDSPVGALCANFNTVMFRYGAGNQPESDEDQTPLIPFAESLIRARNLPPGRVLLAAERGEATLYAGNLFSWFYKKCGNDSFQNVALGAVAPGDKPVYRSLSPYGLEEMIGKLLATSSNFMTNQIFLAAGAKVMGAPASFDKGAAVVRKFAEDKLGIKDLRLVEGSGLSRENRMTARQMDRVLARFYPYRGLMKEKDGIRFKTGTLTGISGRAGYVDVTDEKGGVEKCYRVTVFCNSGNGSQRVIEQVARSLRDRGQSQDRW, translated from the coding sequence ATGAAAATCAAGGTGGTTTTAGGAGCTTTTGTCCTTCTGATTATCGCAAGTGCCGCCCACGCGTCGCTTCCCCAGAACATCGCGCGCCTTTTGGGAAGCAACGACTCCCTGTACGTCGCCGATGAAAAGGGCCGGGAAATCTATTCATACAAGGCCGACGAGCCTCGTGTCCCGGCCTCCACCATAAAGGTGCTGACGGCCATTGCGGCCCTGGAAACCCTGGGTGCGGATTTCCGCTTTCCCACGGATTTTTACGCGAGAGGCAACGACACCATTGTGATGAAGGGCTACGGCGACCCCTTTTGGGTCTCGGAGGTGATTGAGGACGCCGCGTGCGGGCTGGGCAAAAAAATCGGCGGCAAAAGGCCGAACCTGGTTCTGGACGACACCTATTTTCAAAAGCCCATGATCGTTCCGGGGGCGGTTAAAAGCACCAACCCCTATGATTCGCCGGTGGGCGCGCTTTGCGCCAACTTCAACACCGTTATGTTCCGCTACGGCGCGGGCAACCAGCCGGAAAGCGACGAGGACCAGACGCCCCTGATCCCCTTTGCGGAAAGCCTTATCAGGGCCAGAAACCTGCCGCCGGGGCGCGTTCTCCTGGCAGCCGAGCGCGGCGAGGCCACCCTTTACGCCGGAAACCTTTTTTCGTGGTTTTACAAAAAATGCGGCAACGATTCCTTTCAGAACGTTGCCCTTGGAGCGGTGGCGCCCGGCGACAAGCCGGTTTACCGGTCGCTATCCCCTTACGGACTTGAGGAGATGATCGGAAAACTTCTGGCCACGTCCAGTAACTTCATGACCAACCAGATATTTCTTGCAGCAGGCGCAAAGGTGATGGGGGCGCCCGCCTCCTTTGACAAGGGGGCGGCTGTTGTCAGAAAGTTCGCCGAAGACAAACTGGGCATCAAGGATTTAAGGCTGGTGGAGGGCTCCGGGCTTTCAAGGGAAAACCGCATGACCGCACGGCAGATGGACAGGGTTCTGGCGAGATTTTACCCGTACCGGGGACTCATGAAGGAAAAGGACGGAATCCGGTTCAAGACCGGAACCCTTACCGGCATAAGCGGGCGAGCGGGCTACGTGGACGTGACCGACGAAAAGGGCGGAGTGGAAAAATGCTATCGCGTCACGGTTTTCTGCAACTCCGGCAACGGATCCCAAAGGGTCATCGAACAGGTCGCGCGCTCGTTACGAGATAGGGGGCAGTCTCAGGACCGCTGGTGA
- a CDS encoding GTP cyclohydrolase I FolE2 produces MQDVQNRPDDRNIPINKVGIKNMRYPITVLDRKNRFQQSVASVSMYVDLPHEYKGTHMSRFVELFHEFKPQVSLRSFANLLVRMKEHLNAQSSHVEILFPYFIGKEAPVTKSFGLMDYTCRIMGFSGPDDKIDMVLEVIVPITSVCPCSKEISDGGAHNQRGEVRLSVRFDKMVWIEDMIELVEQAASCDVFSVLKRPDEKFVTEKAFNNPKFVEDIVRDVADKLNHDENITWFSVSAENFESIHNHSAFAYITSGPETAPYLVTSARPVR; encoded by the coding sequence ATGCAAGACGTTCAAAACCGCCCGGATGACCGCAATATTCCCATCAACAAGGTGGGAATAAAGAACATGCGTTACCCCATCACCGTGCTTGACCGCAAGAACCGGTTCCAGCAGTCGGTGGCCTCGGTCAGCATGTACGTGGATCTTCCCCACGAGTACAAGGGCACCCACATGAGCCGGTTCGTGGAGCTTTTCCACGAATTCAAGCCCCAGGTGAGCCTTCGATCCTTCGCCAACCTTTTGGTGCGGATGAAGGAGCACTTGAACGCCCAGTCCAGCCACGTGGAAATCCTCTTTCCCTATTTCATAGGCAAGGAGGCCCCTGTCACCAAGAGCTTCGGCCTCATGGACTACACCTGCCGCATAATGGGATTTTCAGGGCCGGACGACAAGATCGACATGGTCCTGGAAGTCATCGTGCCCATCACCTCGGTCTGCCCCTGCTCAAAGGAGATCAGCGACGGCGGCGCGCACAACCAGCGCGGCGAGGTGCGGCTTTCGGTGCGCTTCGACAAGATGGTGTGGATAGAGGACATGATAGAGCTTGTGGAGCAGGCGGCATCCTGCGACGTGTTCTCGGTTTTAAAGCGGCCCGATGAAAAATTCGTGACGGAAAAGGCGTTCAACAACCCCAAGTTTGTTGAGGACATAGTGCGGGACGTGGCAGACAAATTGAACCACGACGAAAACATCACCTGGTTTTCGGTTTCCGCCGAAAATTTCGAGTCCATCCACAATCATTCGGCCTTTGCCTATATCACCAGCGGTCCTGAGACTGCCCCCTATCTCGTAACGAGCGCGCGACCTGTTCGATGA